The Proteus terrae subsp. cibarius genome contains the following window.
CCCATACCGGCGCTAAAGCCGACAGTGTAAACCCAAAAAGCCGGACTCGCGAAGATCGGCAAGACAGATCGGCGCGTCTTGACTTGATCCAGAGGGCGGGTTTCGTGCCACCTGAAACCCGCATTTAGGAGTGCGAGCATCGCCAGTATAGCCAAAGTAATGAATATCGCCTGCCATCCCAAGAACTCGCCGATCAATACTCCGGCGATAGGGCCGAGCGCAGGCACGAACGCCAGCATCGAACTGAAAAGGCCGTAGATGACGACACCCTCAGGACGGTTGGCATAAACGTCGCGAACCGTCGCGAACGTCGCCACCAGCATGGCCGACGCGCCCACTGCTTGAAGTAGACGGAAAGCGACAAAGGCCGGTGCAGTTGAAGACCAAGCTGCTCCCAGAGACGCAATGACGAAAGCCGTTGCGCCCGCAAGTAGAATTGGCCGTCGCCCGATTCTGTCTGAGAGCGGACCAAAAATCACCTGGCCCACGCCGAGCATCACCATATAGAGGCTCAACGTGAGTTGGATCATAGCGGGCGTCGTGTTCAGGATGCCGGGCATCGCTGGAACGACAGGGAGATAAATATCCATCGCCAGTGAAGCGAGGATGTCGAAAGGAGCCATCAGCAGCAGTGCTGCCGGCAGCGTATAGGCCCACGCGGGGCGTGTGGTGGTCATGACGAATCAACCCTCGATTAAGATTAAGGAATACCGGGCGACGTCTGCTCGTCAGCAATCAGATGAGACTAGCCTTACAGAGCGCCGCAACAACAATACTGGTTGTTGCGGCTTACTTGTCTGCTGACTTGGAATTTCCCATCTGATTACTCCACGCTTACGAATATGAATTGCTACATTTTATCAGATTATCTTTTGCTTCGCAATGCGGCATGGGCGCACTCAGCGTTCCAGCCCCCTCTGCCGCCCTAACTGCCACGACACCGACCCGCCCTGCACGATGCCCATAACCTCGCGGCCGAGTTGGCGGTCGATGATCGGCCGCCACGGGACAAGGGTGAACTCATGGGATTTCTCGACCACGGCGAACTTGCCGCTCGATAGATGCACGGTTCCGGTAAACTTGCCGCTGACGCTCTCGCCGTCCGTGGCGGCGCGGAACGGCAGGCCCTTACTCAAAGCCATATCCGATCCGACGCCGGCTACCTCGCGCTCCCGCAGGATGGCGAGAAGGTTGCGCCGGTAGAAGACGCGGCTGTCCCGGCTGCGGGTGGCGTCGCCCTGTTCGATATGGTGCTCGCGGCGCTGGTCCATGGCTTCGCGGACTTGTTGCCCGAAGCCGGTTGGCGCAAGGTCGGCCGTCTCGCCGTGGATCAGCCGCCGGTCCAGCCAGGTCGCGCCGTCCGATCCGATCTGTTTGTTCAGATCGACCGGGGAAAGGACGCGAACGCTGGCCTGACTGTCTCGGCCGGCGTCATGGGCGGCGGCACGGCTGACCAGATCATCGGGGATGCGCCATTGGTCGGCGTCGATCCGCTCGACGATACCGGCCCGGCGTAGCGCCTCCAGCCGGCGCACATGGGCATCGACATAGCCCTCATAGTCGCCGCCTGGAACGCGGCACGTATAGGAAGAATAAACGCCCTTTTCA
Protein-coding sequences here:
- the floR gene encoding chloramphenicol/florfenicol efflux MFS transporter FloR; this encodes MTTTRPAWAYTLPAALLLMAPFDILASLAMDIYLPVVPAMPGILNTTPAMIQLTLSLYMVMLGVGQVIFGPLSDRIGRRPILLAGATAFVIASLGAAWSSTAPAFVAFRLLQAVGASAMLVATFATVRDVYANRPEGVVIYGLFSSMLAFVPALGPIAGVLIGEFLGWQAIFITLAILAMLALLNAGFRWHETRPLDQVKTRRSVLPIFASPAFWVYTVGFSAGMGTYFVFFSTAPRVLIGQAEYSEIGFSFAFATVALVMIVTTRFAKSFVARWGIAGCVARGMALLVCGAVLLGIGELYGSPSFLTFILPMWVVAVGIVFTVSVTANGALAEFDDIAGSAVAFYFCVQSLIVSIVGTLAVALLNGDTAWPVICYATAMAVLVSLGLVLLRLRGAATEKSPVV
- a CDS encoding DUF3363 domain-containing protein, whose protein sequence is MLRSQRRGRDPPCWLSEKEPLVGKRRVNFQRCWLPVSRIGLHRRGVERVNCGPKLLDLGEKGVYSSYTCRVPGGDYEGYVDAHVRRLEALRRAGIVERIDADQWRIPDDLVSRAAAHDAGRDSQASVRVLSPVDLNKQIGSDGATWLDRRLIHGETADLAPTGFGQQVREAMDQRREHHIEQGDATRSRDSRVFYRRNLLAILREREVAGVGSDMALSKGLPFRAATDGESVSGKFTGTVHLSSGKFAVVEKSHEFTLVPWRPIIDRQLGREVMGIVQGGSVSWQLGRQRGLER